The Hippocampus zosterae strain Florida chromosome 2, ASM2543408v3, whole genome shotgun sequence genome contains the following window.
GAGCTCAGCTATTTGAGTATTTTGCTTCATTTATTGCACTCTGATCGTTACTACCACCACCTCGTCCACCATCACCTGAGGAAGTCTCAAGTGTAAAATTCACGTAAAAACAGACTCTGTGAGACTTGCGCATTGAATGTCAGTGCTCACATCGGCTCAGACGACCACCTTCAAGCCATTCAAACCGGACTTTCCACTTGGATtagctttaaccctttcagggacagcggttacctcagtggacagtttatcattgttatcaggttacactagggtgcatgaaagggttaaagcaatGAACGCCAATCCAAGTGGGTGAATTTGTCCCGGTTTCGTGCCAAAGCCTCCTCCGTCCGGTTGGGCTGGCCAAATGCCCTAAACGGGGGCCAAAGGATGTCAGCTGAAGCTCCAGCGCTGGTAGTCATTCCACGCATTACAATCATCCATCAGAATGACCTTTTCCTTCACATGTAAACATTTCCCACTGCTGGGATTCTTCAGGAGATTTTCCTGCAGAAgtaagaaaggaaaaaataataattgggaGGCTGCATCACATCCATTTCCAGGCCCaaacacaaacaagcaaacagacCTGTGTGAAGATCCACTCCTGATGTGGTGATGGCCTTGACTCCCCTTTTTTCAGCGCACATACTTGCATCCTCACCGGCTGTGGATTAGTCTCCGCCTGGAGACACAGCTCCTTGGCAATGTTATGACGCAGCTCCTTGTTGGACGTATACTCAAAATACTGCAAATGATCACAGACACAGCCTCCATTTCACAGCTGGCCCGAGTGGTAGCAAGTGATAAATATTGTCAAATCTCATGAAAACCACTCTATATAAGAAcactaaatgtaaaacaaaatttaaaaaaatcacaaattaagGTGGGTATTATGCAGGGAGCCTgataagaaacaaacaaactaggCAGTACCGAGGGGtttctcaaataaataaataaataaatacatacggtacataaaatttcaaaaatacaatCACTGATTAAAAGAGCATTTCATACACAACATAACTCAATATGCTTCGCATACTGTAATATTTGCAATTTGTGAAGCAGAGTACAAAttactgtaatttttttaagtTACAGTATGAGTTacatgtatgaaatgtgctttgAATCAGCGAttctattttttcaattttatctattttttttcaaccactaGGTACTGCTTAGTTACAGTACTGGTAAAATGTCTAAATAAGATGATTATTCtcaatgtgattttaaaaatactttgaaagACCTCAATCATAggtatggaaaaagattttttttaaaattggattCAAATGCATTGGCGCTTTATTGGCATGTTCTGAATCTTTATTCGTTCATATAATTCATCTGCCTAAAAAAGAATATCAGCAAATTGGGGGACTGTATTGTACAAAAGGGCaaagaaaaatatgatttgtttttttaaaatctgtacTTTACTTGCATATTCTTTCCTCTAACcattttttacacttttactCGCTACATTTGAACACATATATCAGTGCTTTCTACTACTCCTTTTTCAAAATGGGTCGAGACCTCCTTTGATCGATAGACATAGTGTCAAATGTTAAAGAAGTCTATTAATCATgttaatgaaaaagaaaaaaaaacaataaaggaaCACTGTATTCCGTaatcaataaaagaaaaaagaaattactGTGACGTATCATCACAGACCCTCTTCCattctgtgcttttattttggtgagTCCACTTCCATGGACCTTCTGTGTCTGTTTCCCTTTCCTTGCCAGGCCGGGCCAGAGGGTACTCCCACACCTGCAGCTGATCAGCAATCACCTCCTATCTATACGAGCGCTGCTGATCTGCAAGCGGGCGCCAGATGATTCTTGCATTTGAGTGATATCTAGGCCATTGCTCGTGCACACACTTGCCATTTTTGTGCATACTCAATTGGTCTTGTTTGTCTAGTTCAAGTACCTGCCTCCCTGCCCAGCCTGGCTCCACATTTTCCTCCCCGGACCACTTGACCCTGCACCCTTCCTTCCCCACCCCCATCTCCTTCGATTTTGGATCCTCAGCCACCATTACCTTTGTCGACCGTAACAATTACTTCcttaacaacaaaacaagaaactaGGAATGAAGTCATGTTGAAAGGGGTTACCAGTACATATTAGTTGCCCCATGGGGATTAAACCTTGTCTGCATCTGAATATACAGTCCAATTAATACaaacgtgtttgtgtgtatagtCGCTGTGAAAATCTCCTTCCTCTCAAAGGATCTACCAATAAGCCTCCCTCATCATTAAAATGCATTGAGTGTTTCCAGagggttgtattttttttccaacaaatgAATATTAACTTCTGCTTATATTACCAAGACAATAGTGTCATTTTACTTCAACTTTTGGCTGGACAGttaaacaaatattttagaGTATTGAGAGTTTTGGACTCTGGAATGATCGATATAATTGATGTAATTGGGATTCATTCTCATTTTTGAAGTTGAATTTGTCGGTCCCAAGATGGTGTCCTGTATGGGGGAGTGACGTACTTGGTTGCCTCCCTGGTTGTGACACTGGTAAATGATAACAGGTCTCCCCTCTGCGTTCTTATCACCAACGTCCAAGCACATTTTAGATCCGACATTCCTTATCTGGAAGCAAACAATAAATGTGGGAGAAGTTTAACATAGAGTGTGCGACTCGAAGCAACATCCACATGGAGCAATAAAAGGCAAAGCAGACTTACTGGTCCGAATTTTAATGGTTTAAATTCAGGAACGAACATCTCAGGGTAGATGGTGTTTAAATACCAGGAGAAGTTTTTGCAGTTTAAGTTCTCTCTCAGTTTCCGACGATCGGAGATGTCCCCATACGAGAGCTACAAccacaaacactttttaaaccAAACATTCCATTTTGTTTCTGTAGTGCCCATTCATATTAGAAGTGATGTTCAGGCACTTAACATACAGTGCATATTCTGTCAAGTTACCGCTGCATTCCAAAATATATTGAATCCAAATGTTTCCTTAAAAACGCTATGCACAGCACCCCATAGTGAGACCATGAAACATGTTGGATTTGTTACTGGTAGACGAGGAGGTGAATACCAACCGTGAACACCAACCGGTCTTTCACTTGCCTGGAGGCAAAACAGCTCGTTAGGGCCACTCTTCTCCGTGGAATGAGATGATCTTAAGTGATGCCTGAAACCTCCTCCTCTATGTAGAGACGAGTTTTCTACTATGACAGATGTGGcttctttctttcataacaCTGATCCTCCCTATTCAGAATTTGAACATCATTGTCCTCAAAAGAATGTCCCTTCTTtttgggtcgtttttttgttttagcaaATTAACTGCTGACTCAGGACTCCAACAAGCTTCTCACcgatacaaaacaaacacaaataaattgaGAGAAGTTCAGTTGCCTCGATTCAACCTTTGTGCATTACCATGACTTGGATAAATGAGAATATACACAGACATGCTTCCAGATGCGCTGCGGTATATGGAGCAGGTCTACTAACACCTCACACATCAAGAAATGGTCACCTCATTGGCCATGGCGCTGGCCTTATTGTTGCGATGATAGAAGATCATTTTGTAGTCATCCATCCAGACCTCAGCCAGGCGCACTTGGTTGCGAGTAATGACCTCAGTGCCTTTGGGAAAAGTGTGTGGACTCTTGGTGCGGAAGACGTGGCCCACCACCGAACAAGGAAGGATCTCCAGCTGACCGCCGCACTGCCACACCTGAACATAACACACAACACATCAAACACAGTCAGAGACCGGGCCTGGGATAGGAAGAACTCTTTTGTCAATATCCAGTGTGATGGCCTTTTTGTAGTTCTGTTGGAATGTGTAGTGAGAGCCTCACACCTACACAGTGGCTTCACTGTATCCCTCAATGCATCCTGTGAAGCAGTGAACAACCAATGGTCGCTAGAATAGCAATCGCACGATAGCTTGcacaaatacagaaaaatgaTTTCTATTTCCCGggtattgtttgatttttggcaAGCGATAAATTCATGAGTTGTGGTCCAAAAATATCCTTAGTATACATAGTACAACATATCACAACATGGATGGCCATAAAATGATCTAGTTTCATGAACAGGTGCACATGCGCTTGGTGTAAAAAACTGGGACATCTTCATTCTTATGCTGGGGCAAGAGTCTACTTTACTGTTTAGGAATTTGGCTGACCACACTGGAAAATGCTGGGCATTCTGGCAGACCAAGGGCGTTTTCTTTTATACAACCCTGGCACACCTGACAAGTTGCTAACAGAAGATAGACTACGCTTCATGCCGACGTCAGACTACATGAATATAGCTCGATTTTGAGCCAACAGAAATAttgcagaaaaacaaagtgtctcGTCAGCCGATTTTGAGTTGTCCTGACGCACCGTAGGGCCTTGCTCAACTTTCATCCGTAACTGCAGGTCTGCTTTCAGGACCTTATAAAGTTACTTTGCGCAGTTTGAACTTCTACATGGACTCCAGCAAGTCTATTTATGCCTCTGCAATGTCAAAGACTGTGTGCGTGGCTCTTTTGTGTTGAATGTAAAGGGAACGAGTGGAGCCACTTTCATTTGCCCAGGAGTAGGTTGGCTACATTCACTTCCACAATGGCGGAAACACCTCTTTTTTAACTGCGTCCAtctacaaaaataccaaaagagagaaaactccacccatgcataCAGTTCGACTGCACTTTCTGCCAGACTTGCGCTGGGCATGAAATCGAGGCCCaaagtgctttgtttgttttcattctgtGACATAAACTCATCTTAAACATTTTAGCATCATTATGATGTATTTATTCAATCCAATATTGAAGCTAACACGGTAATTTGTgtatggaatatgggaggaaaaagCCATGCAAGCATGAGCATAACATGATAACACACAGAAAGGCTGGAGCCTGGATTTGAACCCCAAGGACCAGAAATGTGAGGCAGATGAGCTCACCACTAGTTCACCATGCTGCCTGAGCTAAAATGGCACATGTACAAAATATGGATACATGTCTTACTGTATCTATCATATcatttgtaaaattatgtttataTGAAATGTATATTCCCAGTGTGTGAGgtgacatttgaaaaatcaagatggagaaaaaaaagactgacccGGAAGGACATCTCAACATTCTCACCACCCCAAATCTCCATCTGGTCATCATATGTTCCAATGTGTTCAAAGTAGCTCTTTGATATGGAAAAGAGACCTCCGGCAAAAGTGGGCGTTCTGAAATATTCgcaggtaaaaagaaaaaaaataagacatgaGTGAAGCCAGTATTTTTAGGTCTTGCAGTGCTTGGAAGTACCAGAATATTCATTTACATTGCTATTacagtttttcatatttttttaacattttgtacttcacTTGAGTAgtccatcctttttctttttcccatttCTTTATGTAAAGGACATGACTCAGTCCCAgaatgtgagtacttttgccacttcTGCTTACTTGATCGGATGGGTTTCGTTTTTGCGCAGATTGAAGATGTGTTTGGGGATGGGCTCCCAGATAAACGTCAGGGCCCAGTCAAAGGACCCTCGATTGTTGTAAAGCTGGTTGGCCACAGGCTTTCTCAACTGGAAGGTGTTGAGGTCAATTGTGACGATGCGCGGACTGACCACCGCGGTCGGTTCTTCCGCAATGCGGCTTATTAGTGGCTCCAGCCAACCGTGGAAACACTCACCTAAAAGCATGGGTTTTTACAAAGGAATAATGATTAAGATGAAAGAAAATTCTGAAAGTTAAGATCAAGTTGGAGTGTAAAACACGTCATCCATTACTCCAATTAGTCTGGTCAGTTCTGCTCCCCTTGTCCCAGTCAATCAGCTCATTCTTGCCACATCTTCAGCGTTCCCTACATGACACTTGCTTCATAAAGTGGCTTAATACTCCACATCATAGAGGCAAACTGCTatcctgacatttttgtttgaactatgaaaaaaaaacttcactttcaaaatcaacaacaaacattttgattttcaattgtaTCTAACAATaatcaatgtaaaaataaataagaataataaaatacatgtaaGACGTGTTAGGACAGAGCGCACCCTAGATTGGTATAGATCCtactttattaccgatttgtcttactgtttattgtgcatgttaaattgctacaTGTAcaccactttgtatgcagcgatggctgtttgaaagtgctctataaataccgttgacttgacttgacttgttgacttagCAACCTTTTGTGATAGCCTTGGTTGTTTTAGTCCCGCTCTACACCCCTGTCATACGGTGTTCCACATGGTTCTCTTTTGGAGCCCCTGCTATTTGATTGTAATTGCTGCGCTTGGGTTGCATCTTATCTCctcatgttaaatcgctccatgtacagcactttgtatgcagcgatggctgtttgaaagtgctctataaatactgttgacttgacttgacttgacttatgaaAGCAGGAGATTTCCTTTCTCCATAATGCAGATGACCGTCAGATTCATGTTCCACTGAACAAAAAGGATGCTTTGTCacgatggccatttttttgtccCTTTCAGAGGAAATCAAGGCCTGGATGGCGCTGAAAATTTTGATCATCACTGACTAGAAGACATAAGTTATGGTGCTAGCTGTctttaggcagtaggcggggtacaccctgaactggttgtgagGTCacatagaaacaaacaaccattcacactcacagtcacacctaggcataatttagagtgttccattaacctgccgtgcatgtttctggaatgtgggatgaaacccgAGGACCCAGaggaaagccacgcaggcactgggaggacatgcaaactccacacagaaaagccGAAGCCTGTAatcaaaccttgcacctctgcactgtgaagcgtaCGTGCTACCCAGTCAAGCACTGTGCTGCACTgttataattttatttattttaaattttaactgtctttgtttttctctctgatTTTTACTCTTTGTACAGCAATTTGTATGCAGAAATTGTtgcttttaaagtgctctataaataaagttgaggacATAGACGTAGGATGTAGTGAAGAATAGCAAGTCAAACTTTAAGGTCGTCTTTCATAAATTTTAATCAAGCAAGTCCTAAAATTGTTAAGTATTACTTGAGTGAAGTCAAACTATTCTGGGATAAGTAGACATAGTACAGGTAATTCACCTTCTTTAGCTAATAAAAAGTTATAAGTCCAgacattaaaaatgtgtgtaaGTATAAAAGTAAAccacaattttttattgttaCTCAAACAATATCCATTTTGGGTATTTTGgcacaatggagaaaaaaaacctcttaaATAACGGCATACTCTGAACctattgtgtcatgtttgttcgtGATATCGGTTTCTTCATTTTACCAAtgtcgctgttttttttttttcatctcatctTGACCTCTCTCGATTTGCAATTGTGTTTTATCAGTTGCAAAGGTCGTCAAAAGTGATGAGCCTATTTTGACAAAGCAGAGGAGAAGAACGAAATCTGACTTTAAATGCAGGGAGTTAGAGTAAAAAGTCATCAGAAAAATGATAGAAAGTATGAAAGTGAGCCTgcagataaataaatacaaagcacTGAATTTGTGCTTGGAGACTTCCCACCACTGCTCCTAACTATGTTCATTGTTCACTGGAAAAATGTTGCTTGGTGCCTGTCCGACTGTGTTGTTGAGATACCGTGTTACTGAGCTGCTGTGCTGTTGATCCTTGTGAGTTTGTACATGCTTACAGTGCGCATCAAGGAAGGTGAGGACTTGGCCTTGTGCGACGCTGGCGCCCAGCAGTCGGGCTGCGACCAGTCCCTTCCTCTCCCGCTGCCTCATCACGCGGACAATCTTCAGTTCACGGACAAATTCCTCCAGTTGCTTCTGCAGGTACTCTTAGCAAAGGCAAATATTTTACATTAGAAAATCCATGGATGCAACAACCGGAAAAATGTACTTGGCTATTGAAAAGTAACGTATACTCTAAAATAGAGGTGCCCAACTTCTTTTGacccaagatctacttttccaTCAACCAACGTCCCGCGACTGACCCGTTacctcacacacacgcaaacacatgcAGTTAGACGCGCATGCCCTGATGAGCAAGAGCCATAACGGCTAAGATTAACtaaactgaaaaataatgacacacacaaaagttttgTGAGTTTATGAAAAGCATATCACTACCTACCTTAGTGGAGCCCTCACGCGGAGGCATGTGACGcaattttgcagcgtgttaactatcgtagctcacgtgtaccgttttaaaatgcttcttacGGCCATCCAGATTCCCTTTCTTTGTcagtgccctcagtgaattgtacatgaaacaaactctgaatgagaagaatatTATCAATAAAAGATAATGGCGTAACAGCTCTGAATGCAAGCTGCAATTCTcgactgctgaccgctaacaatTTCCGGTGACGCGGGCCACGCGCCACCcttaggttaaaggtgaccttatttatttatttatttttggaacaaTTTGTGAAAGTGACACTGGTAGTGTGCACTGGGCACGAACAAGAAAAATATCTtatcatattaataacacgcacacagacgcacaaatatttggggttgtttttttttcccaccgacCCTCCTCGCGATCGACTCGGGACCAGTCCGCTAGCTACTGGTCAATCGCTCTTGACGCATTGggcaaacatttaaaatgatttatttactgagatgttttgcttttgcgAAGTTGAGAATTTAAGTAAGTGTGTGGGATGACTTGGCACAGGATTGtgtttctgttcatttttcacAATACCATGACATGCGAAAGGTATCTGATGAGTTGTAAAATCTCAACCATTAAAGAACAAACACTATAAACATTTGAGGGAGGaaatagaaacaaataaaacgaACAGAAGTATTACAAAATAGCTTTTCATTCACCCTCTAGAGATAATGTCCTGaaataattttcattttacTGACAGTGTGGAATGTGCACCTGTTGAGGTGAGCACCAAGCTGTTATTCTGTTTCATTGGTGGCAAAATGTGGATAAACGGGTTAGTTAGACCTTCTGTAATAGCGGAAGAGCATTTATTTGTTCTGCCTATCACGGAACGACACTGGCATAGATGAACACAGGTACATTGTAGTAAATAAATCAGCATTGAAATACAATTGTATCAGTGCATGATGATGTCTCAAAAGCAAACTAACTGGTTCCCGTCCATCGTGTTGGGTGTAGTGACAATTATAAATGTAATTTACCAACAGCGTGTCAGCACAACAGTGTCGGGAAAGCTCATTTTCTATGCAAACTAGTTCAAAGTTCAGCTcccaaattttaaaatgggCTAGTTCAGTAGATATACATAGTTGACACCTGACattattttaattgtaaaaaCGAAGTAGTACACTAGTATCCAGGTGCAGCTATCCCcctacaatgtaaaaaaaagaaaaaaaggagaagtaTTACTTACTGTAAATTTtcgtttttaaatgaataaaacaaaaagaggtcTGTGTCCCAAatatgaaaacacaaaacacacacaaagaaaacgtTTTATTGGAACCAGGCTGAGGTATGACTCGATGTATCTGGGAAATGGAAAGTGATCTGTTTCGACTTACCgttgtcatttcttttaattattattctttGGGTCACCTGCAAATACTTTGTACCTCGAAAAGCTAACGGGGTGTTTTAAAACAATGTGGAATTTCAGGTTCGCTGTTGATGAAATTGAAATCAGTGTTTGCTTTTTGAAACTGGGTGGGTATAGCTTACGCAGaaattccagattttttttttcttcttgaattcTCTCTGACCTTCTCATTAAATTCTTGAACACAATTATCAGAGGACACGTAATTGTTTGCCGAGACAGGGAGTGGAGCTGCTAATAGTGAGTGAGTTACTTCTAACTGTGTTGTCAcgctttttgtcccccccccccccccccccaaacacgcATCGCATTTTGATGATGACTGTTGGTGGCCAGGATTTCTAAATACTATCTTTAATACCCTCAATTAGGCAGTCCTAATGAAGGCTCATTTTAAGTTAAGCTAGACAGATTTTCCCTTGTAGTTAAACAAGAAAAAGCCTGATATTCTTGAGCAAAAATTTACCGGTATTCAAAACAGGTTAATTGGTGCCAGAATGATATCACTCACAGTAATGCTCACGAAGCAAAAATACACTACGTTCAGTTCACGTTTGCCCAAAGTATGAGCACGTTTGAGAACATTTGTTCAATGAAATGGTTCAGAAGAATTCTTGTCAATTTGTGCCTTTCACATTGATTGGCAACCAATTTCTTTTTTGTCCATAAGTACCGTGACATTGCCTAGTGACCAGTACGCCATTAGTCTATATTTGGCTATTTTTGGCATCATTCTTTTAAAAAAGGGCATGTGCATGCTGTTGTCATTTGCTGATTGCTCACCTTCAGTGCTGGCATCGTCCACTAGGATGATTTCTTTGAGCAGGAAGGCGGGTGACGTGTGTAAAACACTGAAGACCGTTCGGAGCAGCGTCGACCAGGCCTCGTTGTGGAACACGATGATCACGCTGGTGTCAGGCAGCGGAGGGCACCGAAAGAACTTTTGGGCCAGGCACCTGGGGCAGTGTGGCCACTTTAACAAATGATCCATTGTAATTACAAACATCTGATTACATAGCAATATGTCGGCTAACAAACACGGCCAATCAGCTATTGCACTCAGGTGGCTAAATGTTTTCCTATCAACTAAAAGCACGTTGGTGTTTGATTAATTCTCATTATAAATGGTCGGAAGAAGggcaatacagtatatcaaatacTTGTCAAGGCGCATGCTCTACTCATGTTTTGACTCGATACGCTGGCACACCAACTGATAGCATGTCAGGATTTCTGATCATATCACCGTTGTGTCATCACctctcatttttattctatAGAGTAAATTTGAATGAAATTTGAATGCATTTCAGATCAGCATCAATTTAGCTTCCACAAAAATGCCCACCGATTCGAGATGCCACACTAACGCGAATTGTTCTACTTACGGATCGTACCAGGTGTTGGAATTGGTACTCATGGAGGCTGCAGATACCAACCATCATCAGCCAtgaatgccatccatccatccattttccgatccgcttatcctcacaagtgttgcgggaggcgctggagcctatcccaactgtcttcgggcagtaggcggcggacaccctgaaccggtatccagccaatcgcagggcacacagagacaaacaaccgtccgatgctcacagtcacacctggggacaatttagagtgtccaatcagcctgcgatgcatggttttggaatgtgggaggaaacccacggaggcccggggagaacatgcagactccacacagggaggccagagctggaattgaacccggtacctctgcactgtgaggtcgacgcgccaaCCACTGATCACCGGGTCGAAGTTAAGTATGCTCTTCGCACATGCTTTGACAAGGATTCGAACCAGGATTGCTGTGGCCACAGCCAAGTGTACTAACCACTACATGATCACGGCCTAGCCattaacgcaaaaaaaaaaaatatatatatatatatatatatatataataaataaaaaaaatctgacagtgAGTAAATACTCCTCTGCATGCTGTACTGCGGCAGTTTGACACATCTGCAAATCATTATCTGTGTCAGAAAGAAAGTTTTTTGTTCAAGGACAAGTAAAAATAGTATTCTGTGTCAGTGAGTACTCAAAGAGAGAATACTTGAACTTGTTTCGGTCTGAAAAAAGTGGCAGTGAACATCCCCAGTTATAATGTCAGTCAGCTGCTGCACACAAGAACAGCGGCACTAGTTATAAAGGTTTTAAAGATATCTTACTCTGGAGGCCGAGTGTCACCGCCGAGGCTCCGGCTGAGCGAGATGCGGTCACTGGCAAACACATTGAAACAATGCTTGGTCATGCCAGCCTCCTTCTCCTCGGTCTCCTTGGGAGACAAATTTTTTTGAAAGGCGTCCCCATTTGCACCAGGCGCTTTGGGGTCCTGAGGCGGTCTCTCCAAATGAGGCTTGAGCTCATCCTTGCTGTAGAAACCTTGGGTGCAAACATTGTTTTTGGTGGGCTCCATCTGGGGAGGGACCGGCATCTGGAAGCCCAAGTTTTTGGCGGCCTCTTGGACCAGCATCATCACCTTGTCCTTCTTCTCCACCTGTCTCAAGAGCCAGGGTTCGGCGGTGAATGAGGTCGGGTCGCTCAGGAGAACCACCAAGACCACCATGAAGATAGCCCCCGCAAGGATAACCAGTTTCAGGGGAGCCAAACGGCGTCGCGGTAACAGACGCATGTTTCAGATGCAGCCTACGCAGCCTCAAGGTGGAGTGTGAATGTGTCAATTGATTTGAGGAAGTGGCGGAACATGAGTCATCAACCAGGAGATTTTTGCTCAACTGATTCCCTTCAGGTGTCATAACAGTAACAGGTTTGCTTAACACCAGACCTGCCCTCCCCAGGATCCACGTGACCGCACAATGGGCGGGTTAGTGCTCACTCCCACGTCAGTGAACAACCTCACACCCGCCCCTCCAGGACCTCCCCAGCTGAACTGTAACCTGAAAGGGTGACTACTTCTACTTCACTCCACTGAGGCCTAAAGCCGCACCTATTTCATGGATTGATGAAACAGGATCTAAAGTCCTGCAATGGTGGCTGTCTAAAGTGAATACACTCACTCATGGCCATCATTTATTTACTCACGTCATTCAAAGCGGCTACCGACCAACTGTGAGTAACAAATTACAATCGtctttctttcatttaaaaaaacaaacgtaaaATTGAAGTTACCTAAAAGGACGAacacaaaatggcaaaata
Protein-coding sequences here:
- the galnt6 gene encoding polypeptide N-acetylgalactosaminyltransferase 6 isoform X2; this translates as MSTNSNTWYDPCLAQKFFRCPPLPDTSVIIVFHNEAWSTLLRTVFSVLHTSPAFLLKEIILVDDASTEEYLQKQLEEFVRELKIVRVMRQRERKGLVAARLLGASVAQGQVLTFLDAHCECFHGWLEPLISRIAEEPTAVVSPRIVTIDLNTFQLRKPVANQLYNNRGSFDWALTFIWEPIPKHIFNLRKNETHPIKTPTFAGGLFSISKSYFEHIGTYDDQMEIWGGENVEMSFRVWQCGGQLEILPCSVVGHVFRTKSPHTFPKGTEVITRNQVRLAEVWMDDYKMIFYHRNNKASAMANELSYGDISDRRKLRENLNCKNFSWYLNTIYPEMFVPEFKPLKFGPIRNVGSKMCLDVGDKNAEGRPVIIYQCHNQGGNQYFEYTSNKELRHNIAKELCLQAETNPQPVRMQVCALKKGESRPSPHQEWIFTQENLLKNPSSGKCLHVKEKVILMDDCNAWNDYQRWSFS
- the galnt6 gene encoding polypeptide N-acetylgalactosaminyltransferase 6 isoform X1 codes for the protein MRLLPRRRLAPLKLVILAGAIFMVVLVVLLSDPTSFTAEPWLLRQVEKKDKVMMLVQEAAKNLGFQMPVPPQMEPTKNNVCTQGFYSKDELKPHLERPPQDPKAPGANGDAFQKNLSPKETEEKEAGMTKHCFNVFASDRISLSRSLGGDTRPPECLAQKFFRCPPLPDTSVIIVFHNEAWSTLLRTVFSVLHTSPAFLLKEIILVDDASTEEYLQKQLEEFVRELKIVRVMRQRERKGLVAARLLGASVAQGQVLTFLDAHCECFHGWLEPLISRIAEEPTAVVSPRIVTIDLNTFQLRKPVANQLYNNRGSFDWALTFIWEPIPKHIFNLRKNETHPIKTPTFAGGLFSISKSYFEHIGTYDDQMEIWGGENVEMSFRVWQCGGQLEILPCSVVGHVFRTKSPHTFPKGTEVITRNQVRLAEVWMDDYKMIFYHRNNKASAMANELSYGDISDRRKLRENLNCKNFSWYLNTIYPEMFVPEFKPLKFGPIRNVGSKMCLDVGDKNAEGRPVIIYQCHNQGGNQYFEYTSNKELRHNIAKELCLQAETNPQPVRMQVCALKKGESRPSPHQEWIFTQENLLKNPSSGKCLHVKEKVILMDDCNAWNDYQRWSFS